One part of the Olleya sp. YS genome encodes these proteins:
- a CDS encoding endonuclease/exonuclease/phosphatase family protein, translated as MKHLNYLLTTLLLLVYVSVNAQEKKKFKVHTVAFYNLENLFDTINDPTKNDEASPMMEIKADRAEIYKKKVHNMARVIADVGSEVTNNTPALVGVCEIENVNVLEDVVNDPLLLAKDYGIVHFDGPDNRSIDVGLLYQKSLFQVVSKSTHTLKIYDDETRERINTRDQLLVTGQLEGETVHIIVNHWPSRRGGEARSRPKRVAAAKLNKRLMDSLQSIDPYAKIITMGDLNDNPNNASVKDVLKAERKQKKVAFKGIYNPFIDMYKKGLGTTGYRDAWSLFDQIMVTKPFLEKDYTNWTYFKAGIFNKNYLVNKKGRYEGYPFRSFADGGFTGGFSDHYPVYIYLIKEVKDSMTPNTKKTEDTED; from the coding sequence ATGAAACACCTAAACTACTTGCTTACAACACTATTATTGCTAGTTTATGTAAGCGTAAATGCACAAGAAAAAAAGAAATTTAAAGTTCATACTGTAGCTTTTTATAATCTAGAAAATTTATTTGATACTATTAATGATCCAACAAAAAACGATGAGGCTAGTCCAATGATGGAAATTAAAGCGGATCGTGCTGAGATTTACAAGAAAAAAGTACACAACATGGCTCGCGTTATTGCAGATGTTGGTAGCGAAGTGACTAATAATACACCTGCTTTAGTTGGCGTTTGTGAAATTGAAAATGTAAATGTACTTGAAGATGTGGTCAATGATCCCTTATTATTAGCAAAGGATTATGGTATTGTTCATTTTGATGGACCTGATAATAGAAGTATTGATGTTGGATTATTATATCAGAAATCTTTATTTCAAGTAGTCTCCAAAAGTACACACACGCTAAAGATTTATGATGACGAAACCAGAGAGCGTATTAACACCAGAGATCAATTATTAGTAACTGGTCAACTAGAAGGAGAAACTGTACATATTATAGTTAACCATTGGCCATCTAGACGAGGTGGTGAGGCAAGAAGTAGACCAAAACGTGTTGCAGCTGCAAAGCTAAACAAACGTTTGATGGATAGTTTACAATCTATTGATCCTTACGCTAAAATTATAACCATGGGTGATTTAAACGACAACCCAAATAATGCTAGTGTAAAAGATGTTTTAAAAGCTGAACGTAAACAGAAAAAAGTAGCTTTTAAAGGTATTTACAATCCATTTATTGATATGTATAAAAAAGGATTGGGAACAACAGGATACAGAGATGCATGGAGTTTATTTGATCAAATTATGGTTACAAAACCATTTCTTGAAAAAGACTACACTAATTGGACTTATTTTAAAGCAGGTATTTTCAATAAAAACTATTTAGTAAATAAGAAAGGGCGTTATGAAGGTTATCCGTTTAGAAGTTTTGCTGATGGTGGATTTACAGGTGGATTTAGTGATCACTACCCTGTTTATATCTACTTAATCAAAGAAGTTAAAGACTCGATGACTCCAAATACAAAGAAAACCGAGGATACGGAAGATTAA
- a CDS encoding Ig-like domain-containing protein, protein MQNRLINYCFWCVLTLTFINCANRGSITGGEKDVTPPKIIKTIPENYSTNFNSKEIIIYFDEYVKTKNLSKQLIISPPMTSTPEITPLGTASKYMTIKIYDTLKPNTTYAFNFGNSIVDNNEENPYPFYRYVFSTGSYIDSLKLKGRIMDAFDREPESYVSVNLYEVDSTYTDSVVYKQAPKYVTNTLDSTTNFTIENLKAGTYKLVALKDNNSNNTFEQKSDKIGFYEEFVTVSEDSSKIYELKLFKEALDYKAENARLVSGEKIAFGFQGKDYKNMSINLLSEVPSDFDYRVIKDQEKDSLNYFYKPKLEVDSLLFTVTNKTKIDTFMVRIKDNKRDSLLLKANPTNTIDFFETLKISANIPIITFDRNQINIMDKDSTDVVFTTKLDTLENTVEVLFDKAENNQYKVQLLPNTVTDFFGKSNDTINYSLRTPKESSLGSVRINISNGTYPLIVQLVDEKGEMKYEKYSTKPEPLDFFFLKPGKYYIRVIFDTNNNKVYDSGIFLKGIQPERVSYSKEAFEVRIGWDIIQDFILN, encoded by the coding sequence ATGCAAAATCGTCTGATAAATTATTGTTTTTGGTGTGTTTTAACACTCACATTTATTAATTGTGCTAACCGAGGAAGTATTACAGGAGGTGAAAAAGATGTTACACCACCAAAGATTATTAAGACCATTCCAGAAAACTATTCTACCAACTTTAATAGTAAAGAAATTATAATTTATTTTGACGAGTATGTAAAAACCAAAAACTTGTCTAAACAGTTAATTATTTCGCCTCCAATGACTAGCACTCCAGAAATAACACCTCTTGGAACTGCCAGTAAGTACATGACCATTAAGATTTATGACACCTTAAAACCTAATACAACTTACGCTTTTAATTTTGGTAATAGTATAGTGGATAATAATGAAGAAAACCCTTATCCTTTTTACAGATATGTATTTTCTACAGGTAGTTATATTGATTCGCTTAAACTAAAAGGACGCATTATGGATGCTTTTGACAGAGAACCGGAATCTTATGTTTCGGTTAATTTATACGAAGTAGATTCAACTTACACAGATTCTGTTGTCTATAAACAGGCTCCTAAATACGTCACTAACACCTTGGATAGCACTACTAATTTTACTATAGAAAATTTAAAAGCTGGAACTTATAAATTAGTAGCACTAAAGGACAATAACTCTAACAATACCTTTGAGCAAAAGTCTGATAAAATAGGATTTTATGAAGAATTTGTTACTGTATCTGAAGACAGCTCTAAAATCTACGAATTAAAACTATTTAAAGAAGCTTTAGATTATAAAGCTGAAAATGCAAGATTAGTGTCTGGCGAAAAAATAGCGTTTGGATTTCAAGGAAAAGACTATAAAAATATGTCTATTAATTTGTTGTCAGAAGTTCCTTCAGACTTTGACTATAGAGTGATTAAGGATCAAGAAAAGGACTCGTTAAACTACTTTTATAAACCTAAATTAGAAGTTGACTCTTTATTGTTTACAGTAACAAATAAGACGAAAATTGATACATTTATGGTTAGAATTAAGGATAACAAAAGGGATTCCTTATTATTAAAAGCTAACCCAACTAATACTATTGATTTTTTTGAAACGCTTAAAATTTCTGCTAATATCCCAATTATTACGTTTGATAGAAATCAAATAAATATTATGGATAAAGACTCAACAGATGTTGTATTTACTACTAAACTTGATACGCTAGAAAATACCGTTGAAGTTTTATTTGATAAAGCAGAAAACAACCAATATAAAGTCCAATTGTTACCAAATACAGTAACTGATTTTTTTGGAAAATCTAACGATACTATTAATTATAGTTTGAGGACACCTAAAGAATCTAGTTTAGGTAGTGTTAGAATAAATATAAGTAATGGTACCTACCCTTTAATTGTACAATTAGTCGATGAAAAAGGTGAAATGAAATATGAAAAATACTCGACTAAACCAGAACCTCTTGATTTCTTCTTTTTAAAACCAGGTAAATATTACATACGTGTTATTTTTGACACAAATAATAATAAGGTGTATGATTCTGGAATCTTTTTAAAAGGTATCCAACCCGAACGAGTAAGCTATAGCAAAGAGGCTTTTGAAGTAAGAATTGGTTGGGATATTATACAAGATTTTATTTTAAACTAA
- a CDS encoding TonB-dependent receptor, whose product MKKSFLFFLLGIFSTCTVLAQGTIVKGSVKDAVTNEPLPNVTVTIEDSGLSTKTDALGQFIFNKGIPLGEQILKIEQVDYTTKRYPIIVNQGQTVDIQDMTLAYNASDKKDLYIISISDDQLNSEDDGLTSNVSGLLQSSRDVFLNAAAFDFSATFFRPRGLDNANGKVLINGLELNKQSTGRPQWGNWGGINDLQRNQEFSMGISPNDYNFGDLAGTNNIIMRASKYREGGRLSFASANRSYEGRLMASYSSGLMEDGWAYSLLASRRFGDGGYIEGTLYDANSFVASVEKKINDNHSINFTSIYAQNRRGRGTALTQEVFELKGRQYNPFWGELDGEIRNSRIRRIEEPILMLNHYWDISEKTSINTNIGYQFGETGNTRVDNGGTRLVTFQGQDSYIGGARNTDPTYYQNLPSYHLNVDGGPTAYDYELAYQAQQSFLNDGQFNWNELYTANASFENSVYAIQEDRIDDKQLMANIIFDTELNDNIRLNAAVNYRKLSSENFAEVSDLLGGSGYLDVDFFSDENIQSTDGVLTTAQSDIRNPNRIAQEGDRYKYNYEIDANVVSGFAQAVFKYSKVDFYLAGNVSKTDYQRTGLFENGYFVGNSLGQGPKAEFENFGAKAGATYKISGKHLLDFNGAYMTKAPNIRNTFANVRQSNMLLDDVDSETIKSVDASYIFRSPIVKARLTGFYSKFEDATETGFFFSEGAGSNLVQEAITGIERQHIGAEFGIEAQVTPTIKLKGAASVGQYTYTNNPNLTYYSQEFGTGRAIFGDGTTNLKNLHVAGGPERAYQLGFEYRDPDYWNIGVTFNQFSNAYVDPSALKRSAAFVIDPELYTDTQFQDATAGGDLYVVSGGEINDIDPTIAKQLLQQEQFDDYMLVNVVGGKSWKIDDYFVGFFATINNIFDQEYKTGGFEQSRRVDYRSQLDEQTNANGPVFGNRYFFGNGTTYYLNVYVRF is encoded by the coding sequence ATGAAAAAAAGTTTTTTATTTTTCTTATTAGGAATTTTCTCAACATGTACGGTCTTAGCTCAAGGCACTATTGTAAAAGGTAGTGTTAAAGATGCAGTTACTAATGAGCCACTTCCTAATGTAACAGTAACTATTGAAGATTCTGGACTATCCACCAAAACGGATGCTTTGGGTCAATTTATCTTCAATAAAGGAATCCCTTTAGGAGAGCAAATCCTTAAAATTGAGCAAGTAGATTATACAACAAAACGTTATCCAATTATTGTTAACCAAGGTCAAACCGTAGACATACAGGATATGACTTTAGCATACAATGCAAGCGATAAAAAGGATTTGTACATTATTTCTATTTCAGACGATCAATTAAACAGTGAAGATGATGGATTAACAAGTAATGTGTCAGGATTATTACAATCTTCAAGAGACGTCTTTTTAAATGCAGCTGCATTTGATTTTAGTGCAACATTTTTTAGACCAAGAGGTTTAGATAATGCAAACGGTAAAGTATTAATTAACGGTTTAGAATTAAATAAACAATCTACAGGTAGACCACAATGGGGAAACTGGGGAGGAATTAATGACTTACAACGTAACCAAGAATTTTCAATGGGAATTTCCCCTAACGATTACAATTTTGGTGATTTAGCTGGTACTAATAATATTATAATGAGAGCCTCTAAATACCGTGAAGGTGGACGCTTATCTTTTGCTTCTGCCAACAGAAGTTATGAAGGGCGTTTAATGGCTAGTTATAGTTCTGGATTAATGGAAGATGGATGGGCTTACAGCTTATTGGCATCTAGACGTTTTGGAGATGGAGGTTATATAGAAGGAACGTTATATGATGCAAATTCATTTGTTGCTTCTGTAGAAAAAAAGATTAATGATAATCACAGCATAAATTTTACATCAATCTATGCTCAAAATAGAAGAGGTAGAGGTACTGCTTTAACACAAGAAGTGTTTGAGTTAAAAGGAAGACAATACAATCCATTTTGGGGAGAATTAGATGGCGAAATAAGAAATTCTAGAATAAGAAGAATTGAAGAGCCAATTTTAATGTTAAATCATTATTGGGACATATCTGAAAAAACATCTATTAACACCAATATTGGATACCAGTTTGGTGAAACTGGAAACACAAGAGTAGATAATGGAGGTACACGTTTAGTTACTTTTCAAGGACAAGATAGTTACATTGGTGGAGCACGTAATACAGATCCAACGTATTACCAAAATTTACCAAGTTATCATCTAAATGTAGATGGTGGTCCAACCGCTTACGATTATGAGCTGGCTTATCAAGCACAGCAATCTTTTTTAAATGATGGACAATTTAACTGGAATGAACTGTACACAGCTAACGCTAGCTTTGAAAACTCTGTATATGCTATACAAGAAGATAGAATAGATGACAAACAGTTAATGGCTAACATAATTTTTGATACAGAATTAAATGACAATATTCGTTTAAATGCAGCTGTAAATTATAGAAAATTGAGTAGTGAGAACTTTGCTGAAGTTTCAGATTTATTAGGTGGATCAGGGTATTTAGATGTCGATTTTTTCTCTGATGAGAATATTCAATCTACTGACGGAGTATTAACAACTGCTCAATCGGATATTAGAAATCCTAATCGAATCGCTCAAGAAGGTGACCGATACAAATATAATTATGAGATTGATGCTAACGTTGTTAGTGGTTTTGCTCAAGCCGTATTTAAATACAGCAAAGTAGATTTTTACTTAGCTGGTAATGTATCAAAAACAGACTACCAACGTACTGGACTTTTTGAAAACGGATATTTTGTAGGTAATTCTTTAGGACAAGGACCAAAAGCAGAATTTGAAAATTTCGGAGCTAAAGCAGGAGCGACTTACAAGATTTCTGGTAAACACTTATTAGACTTTAATGGAGCTTATATGACTAAAGCACCAAACATTAGAAATACGTTTGCTAACGTAAGACAGTCAAATATGCTATTAGATGACGTCGATAGCGAAACTATAAAAAGTGTTGATGCTAGTTATATTTTTAGATCTCCAATTGTCAAAGCGAGATTAACTGGTTTTTATTCTAAATTTGAAGATGCTACAGAAACAGGGTTTTTCTTTAGTGAAGGAGCAGGTAGCAATTTAGTCCAAGAAGCCATTACTGGTATAGAGAGACAGCACATAGGTGCAGAATTTGGTATTGAAGCACAAGTAACACCAACAATTAAATTAAAAGGTGCTGCTTCTGTTGGACAATATACTTACACTAATAACCCTAACTTAACGTATTACAGTCAAGAGTTTGGTACAGGTAGAGCTATTTTTGGAGACGGAACAACAAATCTTAAAAATTTACATGTTGCTGGTGGACCAGAGCGTGCCTACCAATTAGGATTTGAATATCGTGACCCAGATTACTGGAATATTGGGGTAACTTTTAATCAATTTTCTAACGCTTATGTTGATCCAAGTGCACTAAAAAGAAGTGCAGCTTTTGTAATTGATCCAGAGTTATATACAGACACACAATTTCAAGATGCAACTGCTGGAGGAGATCTATATGTAGTATCCGGTGGAGAAATTAATGACATAGACCCTACAATTGCAAAACAATTATTACAACAAGAGCAATTTGATGATTATATGCTAGTTAACGTTGTTGGAGGTAAATCTTGGAAAATAGACGACTATTTTGTTGGTTTCTTTGCAACAATTAACAACATATTTGATCAAGAGTATAAAACAGGTGGTTTTGAGCAGTCAAGACGAGTAGATTATAGAAGTCAATTAGACGAGCAAACCAATGCTAATGGACCTGTTTTTGGTAATCGTTACTTTTTTGGTAACGGAACTACTTATTATTTAAATGTTTACGTAAGATTTTAA
- a CDS encoding DUF5689 domain-containing protein, with protein sequence MKKFNLNQITILLVSLVLLTGCVEDDNFDVPTQAIAGITSYPNADAQFNSISAVLGNFGTGNGDAVTYDEASPTVTEKYTEGYVVSSDEGGNFYKQLVIQDKPENPTAAIVVQVDKNPMFTQYEFGRKVFIKLNGLSVGESNGVIQLGRLEGEDIERIPSTLVSQHILRADEVATIIAKEVSISDFNDDLESQYIRLTDMQFNSNLIGLTFASESNDSFDGERTLESCATGGSVVLSTSTFSDFKGLTLPANRGTIDGILTRDFFDDFYTIYINTPEAINFDNALRCDPLFEDDFSQGNLNKWTPYSVIGTQEWYYNTFGNPSDSATMSGFSGGAQPNEDWLISLPIDLSSVPSAFLTFQTVKRFSGPDLEVLYATDYAGGDPTTDGTWVTLSPTLDTNTGSWSSWTDSGQLDVSAAAGGNLFIAFKYTSSSSSAATWEVDNIKVSAE encoded by the coding sequence ATGAAAAAATTCAATTTAAACCAAATTACAATACTTTTAGTAAGTTTAGTCTTACTAACAGGTTGTGTTGAAGACGATAATTTTGATGTACCAACACAAGCGATTGCAGGTATTACATCATACCCAAATGCAGATGCTCAATTTAATTCAATAAGTGCTGTTCTAGGTAACTTTGGAACTGGTAATGGTGATGCAGTAACTTATGACGAAGCAAGCCCAACTGTAACTGAAAAATATACAGAAGGTTATGTAGTATCAAGTGATGAAGGTGGTAACTTCTACAAGCAATTAGTAATACAAGACAAACCAGAAAACCCTACTGCTGCTATTGTTGTACAAGTAGATAAAAATCCTATGTTTACTCAATATGAGTTTGGACGTAAAGTATTTATTAAACTTAATGGATTAAGTGTTGGAGAAAGTAATGGAGTCATCCAATTAGGACGTTTAGAAGGTGAAGATATAGAAAGAATACCAAGCACGCTTGTATCACAACACATCCTTAGAGCTGATGAGGTAGCTACAATTATTGCAAAAGAAGTATCTATTTCAGATTTTAACGATGATTTAGAAAGCCAATACATTAGACTAACAGATATGCAATTTAACAGCAATTTAATTGGGTTAACGTTTGCATCTGAATCTAACGATAGTTTCGATGGAGAGCGTACACTAGAAAGTTGTGCGACTGGAGGAAGTGTAGTATTAAGTACTAGTACGTTTTCAGACTTTAAAGGGTTAACATTACCTGCTAATAGAGGAACTATTGATGGTATTTTAACAAGAGACTTTTTTGATGATTTTTACACCATTTATATCAATACACCAGAAGCAATAAATTTTGATAACGCTTTAAGATGTGACCCTTTATTTGAGGATGATTTTTCTCAAGGAAACTTGAACAAATGGACACCTTATAGTGTGATCGGAACTCAAGAATGGTACTATAATACATTTGGTAATCCAAGTGATAGTGCAACAATGTCTGGGTTTTCAGGTGGAGCCCAACCTAATGAGGACTGGTTAATCTCTTTACCAATCGATTTGTCATCAGTACCAAGTGCTTTTTTAACATTTCAAACCGTTAAACGTTTTAGTGGTCCAGATTTAGAAGTGTTATATGCAACAGATTATGCTGGAGGCGACCCAACAACAGACGGTACTTGGGTAACTTTATCACCAACTTTAGACACTAATACTGGAAGTTGGTCTTCTTGGACAGATTCTGGTCAATTAGACGTGTCTGCTGCAGCTGGTGGTAACTTATTTATTGCATTTAAGTATACGTCTTCAAGCTCTTCTGCAGCGACTTGGGAAGTAGATAATATTAAAGTTTCAGCAGAATAA
- a CDS encoding methyltransferase, which yields MNKINFLKESLKSLKTSGTLFPSSRFLTNRLLKGIDFDKANLIVEFGPGNGKITKDILKQLHPESKLIIFEINDNFYDELLKIQDNRLVVVNQSANSILDIIKTHGFEAVDYVVSSLPLTNIPKPITDTILENTYKSLKPKGYFFQYQYSLTYYSALKEVFNGNVTLGFEPFNIPPAFIYSCQKD from the coding sequence TTGAACAAAATCAATTTCTTAAAAGAATCGCTTAAAAGCTTGAAAACCTCCGGAACTTTATTTCCAAGCTCAAGATTCTTAACCAACAGATTATTAAAAGGAATTGACTTTGATAAGGCAAATCTTATTGTAGAATTTGGACCTGGCAATGGTAAAATAACCAAAGACATTTTAAAACAATTACATCCAGAAAGCAAGCTTATTATTTTTGAAATTAATGATAATTTTTACGACGAATTATTAAAAATACAAGATAATCGGCTAGTTGTAGTTAATCAGTCTGCAAACTCAATATTAGATATTATTAAAACACATGGTTTTGAAGCTGTAGATTATGTGGTCTCTAGTTTACCGCTTACCAATATCCCTAAACCAATAACAGATACTATTCTTGAAAACACATATAAAAGCCTTAAGCCTAAAGGCTATTTTTTTCAATACCAATACAGTTTAACCTATTACTCGGCTTTAAAAGAGGTTTTTAACGGCAACGTGACATTGGGTTTTGAGCCATTTAATATTCCTCCAGCGTTTATTTATTCTTGTCAAAAAGACTAA
- a CDS encoding amidohydrolase, which yields MEDNQLNIAIIQSNLVWENPVQNKNNFTAKIQSIDNTVDVIVLPEMFTSGFTMSPQSVAETMDGNTIQWMTTLAKEKSAAIVGSLVIQEGNNYYNRLVFVHPNGLIDTYNKRHTFTLAGEDKVYTKGNEKLIINYKDFKIRPLICYDLRFPVWSRITEDYDVLLYVANWPKARIQAWDTLLQARAIENMSYCVGVNRVGLDANNYEYPGHSAVYNTLGEQLTNLKPNKAGIEQVVLSKSHIESTRQKLRFLDDADAFSLK from the coding sequence ATGGAAGATAACCAACTAAATATTGCCATCATTCAATCTAATTTAGTGTGGGAAAACCCTGTTCAAAACAAAAACAATTTTACAGCCAAAATACAGTCAATTGATAATACTGTTGATGTTATTGTTTTACCAGAAATGTTTACTTCTGGATTTACTATGTCACCACAATCTGTTGCAGAAACTATGGATGGTAACACCATCCAATGGATGACCACTTTAGCCAAAGAAAAAAGTGCTGCAATAGTTGGAAGTTTGGTTATACAAGAAGGCAATAATTACTACAACAGATTAGTCTTCGTACATCCTAATGGGTTAATTGATACTTATAATAAACGTCATACCTTTACTTTAGCAGGAGAAGATAAAGTCTATACAAAAGGCAATGAAAAACTAATTATAAACTATAAAGACTTTAAAATTAGACCCTTAATATGTTATGATTTACGTTTTCCGGTTTGGTCTAGAATTACAGAAGACTATGATGTGCTTTTATATGTTGCCAATTGGCCAAAAGCCAGAATACAAGCTTGGGATACGCTGTTACAAGCTAGAGCAATTGAAAATATGAGTTACTGCGTTGGAGTAAACAGAGTGGGTTTAGATGCTAATAATTATGAGTATCCAGGACATTCTGCAGTTTATAATACATTGGGAGAGCAATTAACCAATTTAAAACCAAATAAGGCAGGTATAGAACAGGTTGTATTATCAAAATCACATATTGAGTCGACAAGACAAAAACTCCGCTTTTTAGACGATGCAGATGCGTTTAGTTTAAAATAA
- a CDS encoding phosphoribosyltransferase family protein, with product MKIKSLINLFFPEVCVACKDYLSDNETFLCTNCRHQLPTTNFHVNNDNFVKNVFYGRAKLEAATALLRFEKKGMVQHLLHQLKYGNNEDISRFFGDWLGEELKLSNQYNDIDLVIPVPLHSKKLKKRGYNQVTQFGQKIAKALNTSFSEDLLIKITNTETSQASKSRLERWQLDNETFSVTQLDTLNNKHILLVDDIITTGNTLEACILELNKAHNIKISIAAMAIA from the coding sequence ATGAAGATTAAATCTTTAATTAATCTATTTTTCCCTGAAGTTTGTGTAGCTTGTAAAGACTATTTATCGGACAATGAAACCTTTTTATGTACCAATTGTAGACACCAATTACCAACGACTAACTTTCATGTTAACAACGACAATTTTGTAAAAAATGTATTTTATGGAAGAGCAAAATTAGAAGCTGCAACTGCATTATTACGATTTGAAAAAAAAGGAATGGTACAACATCTGCTACACCAGTTAAAATATGGTAACAACGAAGATATTAGTAGGTTTTTTGGTGACTGGTTAGGCGAAGAACTTAAATTGTCCAACCAATACAATGACATAGACTTAGTTATTCCTGTTCCATTACATAGTAAAAAACTAAAAAAGAGAGGCTATAATCAGGTCACACAGTTTGGTCAAAAAATAGCCAAAGCCTTAAATACGTCTTTTAGTGAGGACCTTTTAATAAAAATTACTAATACCGAAACATCACAAGCCAGTAAATCTAGATTAGAACGATGGCAATTAGATAATGAAACCTTTTCTGTAACACAATTAGATACGCTAAACAACAAACATATCTTGTTAGTTGACGATATAATTACTACAGGAAACACCTTAGAAGCATGCATATTAGAACTTAATAAAGCACATAATATTAAAATAAGTATTGCTGCTATGGCAATAGCATAA
- a CDS encoding glycine--tRNA ligase, with the protein MANNDDQFKKVISHAKEYGYVFQSSEIYDGLSAVYDYAQNGVELKKNIRDYWWKAMVQLNDNIVGLDAAIFMHPTTWKASGHVDAFSDPLIDNKDSKKRYRADVLVEDYCAKIETKIDKEVAKAEKRFGEAFNKDEFLATNGRVLGYQDKIDTILKRLGKSLENEDLADVKSLIEELDIADPLSGSRNWTDVKQFNLMFGTKLGASAETAMDLYLRPETAQGIFVNFLNVQKTGRMKIPFGIAQTGKAFRNEIVARQFIFRMREFEQMEMQFFIKPGTQKEWFDYWKDTRLKWHKSLGLGEDNYRFHDHEKLAHYADAATDIEFKFPFGFKELEGIHSRTDFDLKQHEEHSGKKLQYFDHEDNASYTPYVLETSIGLDRMFLAVFSNSLMDETLEDGSERTVLKLPAVLAPTKAAILPLVRKDEALTKMAKDIVDDLKWDFNVFYDEKDAVGKRYRRQDAAGTPFCVTVDGDSLKDNTVTIRHRDTMDQKRVKIDQLRDIIKKEVDVKEWLLKM; encoded by the coding sequence ATGGCAAACAACGACGATCAATTTAAAAAAGTAATCTCTCACGCTAAAGAGTATGGTTACGTATTCCAAAGTAGCGAGATCTATGATGGGCTAAGTGCTGTTTATGACTATGCACAAAACGGAGTAGAATTAAAGAAAAATATACGTGACTATTGGTGGAAAGCAATGGTACAATTAAATGACAATATTGTAGGGTTAGATGCAGCAATATTTATGCATCCAACAACCTGGAAAGCTTCTGGGCACGTGGATGCATTTAGTGATCCATTAATCGATAATAAAGATTCTAAAAAACGTTACAGAGCTGATGTTTTAGTAGAAGATTACTGTGCTAAAATCGAAACCAAAATAGACAAAGAAGTTGCCAAAGCAGAAAAGCGATTTGGTGAAGCGTTTAATAAAGACGAATTTTTAGCAACAAATGGCAGAGTTTTAGGTTACCAAGATAAAATAGATACCATATTAAAGCGCTTAGGAAAATCTTTAGAAAATGAAGATTTAGCAGATGTTAAGTCACTGATTGAAGAATTAGATATTGCAGATCCTTTGTCAGGTTCTAGAAACTGGACAGATGTAAAACAATTTAACCTCATGTTTGGCACTAAATTAGGTGCTTCAGCAGAGACTGCAATGGATTTATATTTACGTCCAGAAACTGCTCAAGGTATTTTTGTAAACTTCTTAAATGTACAAAAAACGGGACGTATGAAAATTCCATTTGGGATAGCTCAAACAGGAAAAGCCTTTAGAAACGAAATTGTAGCAAGACAATTTATTTTTAGAATGCGTGAGTTTGAGCAAATGGAAATGCAATTTTTTATCAAACCAGGCACACAAAAAGAATGGTTTGATTACTGGAAAGACACTCGTTTAAAATGGCATAAATCACTTGGTCTAGGAGAAGACAATTACCGTTTTCATGACCACGAAAAACTAGCACATTATGCAGATGCAGCTACAGATATCGAGTTTAAATTCCCGTTTGGTTTTAAAGAATTAGAAGGTATACACAGTCGTACAGATTTTGATTTAAAACAACATGAAGAGCACTCTGGTAAAAAACTTCAATATTTTGATCACGAAGACAATGCAAGTTATACACCATATGTGTTAGAAACATCTATTGGATTAGACCGTATGTTTTTAGCAGTGTTTTCAAATTCTCTAATGGACGAAACCTTAGAAGACGGAAGTGAAAGAACCGTATTAAAATTGCCAGCAGTCTTAGCACCTACTAAAGCAGCTATTTTACCTCTAGTTCGAAAAGATGAAGCTTTAACTAAAATGGCAAAAGATATTGTAGATGATTTAAAATGGGATTTTAATGTGTTTTATGACGAAAAAGATGCAGTAGGTAAACGTTACAGACGTCAAGATGCAGCAGGAACACCATTTTGTGTTACAGTAGATGGTGATAGTCTAAAAGATAACACAGTTACTATTAGACATAGAGATACAATGGATCAAAAACGTGTTAAAATAGACCAATTAAGAGATATTATTAAAAAAGAGGTAGATGTTAAAGAATGGTTGCTGAAAATGTAA